In Symmachiella dynata, the following are encoded in one genomic region:
- a CDS encoding tRNA(His) guanylyltransferase Thg1 family protein, which yields MKFDDLDKKMRVFETSADLCVLPSMFMVARLDGRSFTRLTKEVCRFQAPFDVRFRDLMVQTTESLMTCGFRVLYAYTESDEISLLFDPAEQLFGRKLRKYNSTLAGEASAQFSLRLGQAASFDCRISQLPTLELVVDYYRWRNEDAARNALNSLCYWTLRKDGQNEQQATKRLLGLSVSQKNELLFQYGINFNDIPNWQKRGVGLLWEEYDKPAVNPVTGEEVTARRRRIRTEFELPMKNEYDQLIRSLISQSQTKGAI from the coding sequence ATGAAATTTGACGATCTTGACAAGAAGATGCGGGTTTTTGAGACCAGCGCCGATTTGTGCGTGCTTCCGAGCATGTTCATGGTCGCACGGCTGGACGGTCGCAGCTTCACTCGGCTTACAAAAGAGGTCTGCCGGTTCCAGGCTCCGTTTGACGTGCGCTTCCGTGATCTGATGGTACAGACCACTGAGTCACTGATGACGTGCGGATTTCGGGTGCTGTACGCCTACACGGAGAGCGACGAGATTTCTCTGTTGTTCGATCCGGCTGAACAGCTCTTTGGTCGAAAACTCCGCAAGTACAACTCAACACTGGCTGGTGAAGCCAGCGCCCAATTCTCGCTGCGCCTTGGCCAAGCTGCATCGTTCGATTGCCGGATTTCGCAGTTGCCCACGTTGGAACTGGTGGTAGATTACTACCGCTGGCGGAACGAAGATGCTGCCCGCAACGCATTGAATTCCTTGTGCTATTGGACTCTGCGCAAAGACGGCCAAAACGAGCAGCAAGCCACGAAGCGACTGTTGGGTCTGTCGGTGAGCCAGAAGAACGAACTGTTATTTCAATACGGGATCAACTTCAACGACATCCCCAATTGGCAGAAGCGTGGAGTGGGATTGCTGTGGGAAGAGTATGATAAGCCTGCAGTCAATCCGGTCACAGGTGAAGAGGTCACGGCACGTCGTCGGCGGATTCGTACTGAGTTCGAGTTGCCGATGAAAAATGAATACGATCAGTTGATTCGATCCCTTATTTCTCAATCTCAAACAAAAGGAGCCATCTGA
- a CDS encoding AAA family ATPase, whose amino-acid sequence MEAVVFMGLQASGKSSFYKERFFSTHVRISLDLLNTRNRERQFLAACLETQQPFVIDNTNPNREERGKYIAAAKEAKYSVAGYYFRSKVDECLGRNQNRVESIPEVGILSTAKKLELPRIDEGFDKLYYVRLTGSGFVVEEWNDEI is encoded by the coding sequence ATGGAGGCAGTGGTATTTATGGGGCTGCAAGCATCTGGAAAATCGTCCTTTTACAAGGAACGGTTCTTCTCGACGCACGTTCGAATCAGCCTCGATTTACTCAATACTCGCAACCGGGAACGACAGTTCTTGGCGGCTTGCCTGGAGACGCAACAACCATTTGTCATCGACAACACAAATCCGAACCGTGAGGAGCGAGGGAAGTATATTGCTGCGGCGAAGGAGGCCAAGTATTCCGTCGCTGGTTACTACTTTCGCTCGAAGGTCGATGAATGCCTTGGTCGAAATCAGAACAGAGTTGAGAGCATTCCCGAAGTGGGAATCCTGTCCACCGCCAAAAAGCTCGAATTACCGAGAATTGATGAAGGATTCGACAAGCTGTACTACGTCCGACTGACAGGATCCGGTTTTGTCGTCGAGGAGTGGAACGATGAAATTTGA
- a CDS encoding SEC-C metal-binding domain-containing protein translates to MSKRRKGYLSETHVKRGIRIIHGEKQFEEKLGQNKFCLCGSGKLFKRCCLEKGCF, encoded by the coding sequence ATGAGTAAACGTCGCAAGGGCTACTTGTCCGAAACACACGTGAAGCGTGGCATACGGATCATTCACGGCGAGAAACAGTTTGAGGAAAAGTTGGGGCAAAATAAATTCTGCCTCTGCGGTTCCGGCAAACTCTTCAAGAGATGCTGTCTCGAAAAAGGCTGCTTTTGA
- a CDS encoding 3' terminal RNA ribose 2'-O-methyltransferase Hen1, with the protein MLLTITTTQHPAADLGYLLHKHPDRLQSFDLSFGKAHVFYPEVSQDRCTACLLLDVDPVGMVRGKNRNQNFLLGHYVNDRPYVASSFMSVAISQVFGSALGGRCKDRPELVTTPIPLSARIDVLPVRGGEDFVQRLFEPLGYTVEATRHPLDEQFPQWGESPYFSVTNTGVKTLAELLSHLYVLIPVFDNNKHYYVGNEELEKLLAKGADWLAGHPEKEQITRRYLKHQSGLFQEAMSRLIEEEDSETVDTDSPNGGDEDVMERPLSLNVQRLGAVLAVLRSSGARTVLDLGCGEGKLLRELIKDIQFDQIVGLDVSMRSLEKAQQRLRLDRLPQRQAERLTLMHGSLIYRDKRLHDFDAAALVEVIEHLDPPRLAALERTVFEFARPGTIVLTTPNREYNVMWESLPAGKFRHADHRFEWTRQEFQAWANTVAERYGYTVRFLPVGPDDDIVGSPTQMGVFELE; encoded by the coding sequence GTGCTCCTGACGATCACCACAACTCAACATCCTGCGGCCGATCTGGGGTATTTGCTGCATAAGCACCCGGATCGGTTGCAGAGCTTCGATCTCAGCTTCGGAAAGGCGCATGTCTTCTATCCCGAGGTGTCGCAGGATCGTTGTACGGCTTGCCTGTTGCTGGATGTTGATCCTGTGGGGATGGTGCGGGGCAAGAACCGCAATCAGAATTTTCTGCTGGGGCATTACGTCAACGACCGGCCCTATGTCGCCTCGTCGTTCATGAGCGTGGCAATCTCGCAGGTGTTCGGTTCGGCGCTGGGCGGGCGTTGCAAAGATCGGCCTGAGTTGGTGACGACGCCGATCCCTTTGTCTGCTCGGATCGATGTGCTTCCCGTGCGGGGCGGTGAAGATTTCGTGCAACGGCTGTTCGAGCCGTTGGGCTATACCGTCGAAGCGACACGTCATCCCCTGGACGAGCAGTTTCCCCAGTGGGGTGAAAGCCCGTACTTTTCAGTGACGAACACTGGCGTGAAAACGCTGGCAGAACTGTTGTCTCATCTGTACGTGCTGATTCCCGTCTTCGATAACAACAAGCACTACTACGTCGGCAACGAAGAATTGGAGAAGTTACTCGCCAAAGGAGCGGACTGGTTGGCCGGGCATCCCGAGAAAGAGCAGATCACCCGGCGTTATTTGAAGCATCAGTCCGGCTTGTTTCAAGAAGCCATGTCTCGTCTCATCGAAGAGGAGGATAGCGAGACAGTCGATACCGATAGCCCCAACGGGGGTGACGAAGACGTCATGGAAAGGCCGCTCAGCCTCAACGTACAACGACTCGGTGCGGTGTTGGCGGTGTTACGAAGCAGCGGTGCCAGAACGGTGCTGGACCTAGGTTGCGGCGAAGGGAAGTTGCTGCGTGAATTGATTAAGGATATTCAGTTCGATCAGATCGTGGGCCTGGACGTGTCGATGCGTTCGCTGGAAAAGGCCCAGCAGCGTCTCAGATTGGATCGACTCCCCCAGCGGCAAGCGGAGCGGCTGACGTTGATGCATGGCTCATTGATCTATCGTGACAAGCGATTGCATGACTTTGATGCTGCGGCGTTGGTGGAGGTGATCGAACACCTTGATCCGCCGAGATTGGCGGCACTGGAACGAACCGTTTTTGAGTTCGCTCGCCCGGGCACCATCGTGCTGACCACGCCGAATCGGGAATACAACGTGATGTGGGAGTCGTTGCCCGCCGGGAAGTTCCGGCATGCGGATCACCGGTTTGAGTGGACCCGGCAGGAGTTTCAGGCCTGGGCGAACACAGTAGCTGAGCGATACGGCTACACGGTGCGATTTTTGCCGGTGGGGCCGGACGATGATATTGTCGGATCGCCGACGCAAATGGGGGTATTTGAACTTGAATAA